A genome region from Anopheles stephensi strain Indian chromosome 2, UCI_ANSTEP_V1.0, whole genome shotgun sequence includes the following:
- the LOC118517585 gene encoding mitochondrial import inner membrane translocase subunit TIM50-C-like codes for MLKSRTKTLKMVSRNLYEFFRLRQICQYQTISASALYRPNRGQYYNSCQRLIKVWEDPSKWGRSYCSSTKFLQCRQVKFFSTVAGKGPGEQQQSTATPQLLSKLFPQTAVEGTENEKQQEKQRKEEEEEKESSWKRMKFGFVFFGFSVSAFCVYMVWVFGAPDRDAEGNIIMDEFMELPTFQQYFRRLWKSMTYYQKMIQEPSREKLLPDPLKYPYVQPPYTLVLEMKDVLVHPDWTYQTGWRFKKRPGVDKFLETLAANYEIVVFTADQGMTVFPILDALDPRGFIMYRLVRDATHFVDGHHVKNLDNLNRDLSKVIVVDWDPNSTKLHPENTLNIPRWTGNDDDAGLFDLMAMLVTIATSEVEDVREVMTYYKSFENPLVKFRENQRLLAEQMAEREHEEKQRNLPAVQRWRPSFLGGGR; via the exons ATGCTTAAGTCAAGAaccaaaacattaaaaatggttTCAAGAAACCTGTACGAGTTTTTCCGCTTGCGACAAATTTGCCAGTACCAAACAATTTCAGCATCAGCCCTCTACCGTCCGAACCGTGGACAGTACTATAATTCCTGCCAGCGGCTAATCAAAGTTTGGGAGGACCCCTCGAAGTGGGGCCGGTCGTACTGCTCCTCCACAAAATTCCTTCAATGCCGGCAAGTTAAGTTCTTCTCTACTGTTG CAGGGAAAGGCCCTGGCGAACAACAGCAAAGCACGGCAACGCCGCAATTGCTATCGAAACTATTTCCCCAGACTGCAGTCGAAGGGACCGAGAATGAGAAGCAGCAGGAAAAGCAACGcaaagaggaggaggaagagaaagaatCATCTTGGAAGCGGATGaagtttggtttcgttttctttggcTTTTCTGTTTCCGCGTTCTGTGTGTACATGGTGTGGGTGTTTGGGGCACCGGACCGCGATGCGGAAGGAAACATAATTATGGACGAGTTCATGGAACTGCCCACGTTCCAGCAATACTTCCGCCGGTTGTGGAAATCGATGACCTACTACCAAAAAATGATCCAAGAACCTTCGCGCGAAAAGCTGTTGCCGGATCCGCTAAAGTATCCGTACGTGCAGCCACCATACACGTTGGTGCTCGAGATGAAAGATGTGCTGGTGCATCCCGACTGGACATACCAAACTGGGTGGCGTTTTAAGAAGCGCCCCGGGGTCGATAAGTTCTTGGAGACTTTGGCCGCCAATTACGAGATTGTAGTATTCACTGCCGATCAGGGGATGACCGTATTCCCCATATTAGATGCGCTAGATCCACGGGGTTTCATTATGTACCGTTTGGTGCGTGATGCGACACACTTTGTCGATGGCCATCATGTGAAAAATTTGGACAACCTTAACCGGGATCTAAGCAAGGTGATTGTCGTCGATTGGGATCCAAACTCGACAAAGCTGCACCCGGAAAATACGCTCAACATACCACGCTGGACTGGCAACGACGATGATGCCGGTTTGTTCGATCTGATGGCAATGCTCGTTACGATCGCCACCAGTGAAGTCGAAGACGTGCGCGAGGTGATGACATATTATAAATCTTTTGAAAATCCGCTTGTAAAATTCCGTGAAAATCAGCGTTTACTAGCGGAGCAGATGGCCGAACGAGAGCACGAGGAAAAGCAACGAAATCTGCCGGCAGTGCAGCGATGGAGACCCAGCTTTCTCGGCGGTGGACGCTAA